One genomic window of Aethina tumida isolate Nest 87 chromosome 3, icAetTumi1.1, whole genome shotgun sequence includes the following:
- the LOC109603126 gene encoding venom carboxylesterase-6-like isoform X3: protein MKQIIYSLLLFIAFCRANEHPEVETSLGKIRGLVRQSFGGRKYAVFEGIPFAKPPIGDLRFEDPQSIDGWKGTWDATVSHTCIQAARKMVETPLGEEDCLYLNVYVPLERLHEGENLDVIAYVHGGVFMIGSGSSYVSPDLLMDKDVVFVTFNYRLGILGFLSTGDGVVSGNLGLKDQVVALQWIQRHIRNFGGNPHSVTLAGGSAGGASVHLHYFSPLSKGLFHRAFSESGVALNPWVLQERPGEKTKKLASLVGCFVEDTKSVVSCLKERPATLLLSKLTEFYGYGGFPFSPFAPVVESVNEPNRFLPKHPIKAYVDKDIIDVPWLVSTAADEGLFPAIWLESEIDMDEKWPDIAAYALDYNYTMAKSHWAKIGNKIKEHYLGAGVKLSKDNLKQFSRVFSDRLFVNGAEDAARRQSKVNKSPVYYFVFSHESEPLNEFNISGAGHGLSRYYMYGASDEKFTDEDKKLLPLMVNMLTTFVKTGKPEFPGVQWDPVRSTDITYVNIKGPTDIKLETQDELSPREFWSSLNILENEKIVLVKDEL from the exons ATGAAGCAAATTATTTActccttattattatttattgcgt TTTGCAGGGCAAATGAGCATCCGGAAGTTGAGACTTCTTTGGGTAAAATTAGGGGACTTGTAAGACAATCTTTTGGTGGGCGAAAGTATGCTGTGTTTGAAGGTATCCCCTTTGCAAAACCCCCAATTGgagatttaagatttgaa GACCCTCAATCAATTGATGGATGGAAAGGAACATGGGACGCAACTGTTTCTCACACTTGCATCCAAGCTGCAAGGAAAATGGTGGAAACACCTCTGG GGGAAGAAGATTGTTTATACCTAAACGTCTACGTGCCTCTAGAAAGACTCCATGAAGGAGAGAACCTGGACGTAATCGCCTATGTACATGGTGGAGTTTTTATGATTGGCAGTGGTTCCTCTTACGTCTCCCCCGACTTGCTCATGGATAAAGATGTAGTGtttgttacatttaattacaGATTAGGAATATTAG gtttCTTAAGCACCGGTGATGGCGTGGTATCAGGCAACCTGGGACTCAAAGACCAAGTCGTGGCTTTGCAATGGATCCAACGCCACATCAGAAACTTCGGCGGCAACCCACACTCCGTAACATTGGCCGGCGGGTCGGCTGGAGGCGCCAGCGTCCACCTCCATTACTTCTCGCCCCTGTCCAAGGGGTTGTTCCACCGTGCCTTTTCCGAAAGCGGCGTCGCCTTGAACCCTTGGGTACTACAGGAAAGACCCGGCGAAAAAACGAAGAAACTCGCCAGTTTGGTCGGATGTTTCGTCGAGGATACGAAGAGTGTTGTCAGTTGTTTGAAAGAAAGACCTGCCACCTTGCTGCTGTCGAAACTGACTGAATTCTACGGTTATGGGGGATTTCCGTTTTCGCCCTTCGCCCCCGTCGTGGAGTCGGTCAACGAGCCGAACAGGTTCCTTCCGAAACATCCCATAAAAGCGTACGTGGACAAGGATATAATTGATGTTCCTTGGCTTGTTAGTACAGCCGCTGATGAAGGACTGTTTCCAGCCATTT GGCTTGAGTCAGAAATTGATATGGATGAGAAATGGCCAGACATTGCAGCCTATGCTttggattataattatacaatggCTAAGTCACACTGGGCAAAAAtaggaaacaaaattaaagaacatTATCTGGGAGCTGGAGTCAAATTATCAAAAGACAACTTAAAGCAATTTTCGAGA gtATTCTCTGATAGATTATTTGTAAATGGTGCAGAAGACGCTGCAAGAAGACAGTCTAAAGTGAACAAATCTCCGGTTTACTACTTTGTTTTCAGCCATGAAAGTGAACCTTTGAATGAGTTTAACATTTCCG gtGCAGGACATGGACTTAGCAGATATTACATGTATGGAGCGTCCGATGAAAAATTTACGGATGAAGATAAAAAGCTCTTGCCTCTTATGGTAAACATGTTAACAACATTCGTTAAAACAGG AAAACCTGAATTTCCAGGAGTTCAGTGGGATCCAGTAAGAAGTACTGATATAACGTACGTCAATATTAAGGGACCAACTGATATTAAACTGGAAACTCAAGATGAATTGTCACCCAGAGAATTCTGGAGTAGTTTGAACATCTtggaaaatgagaaaattgtTCTTGTCAAAGATGAAttgtag